TGAGCCAAAACCGAGAAACAAGTATCGGTAGCCATCACAAATGCATTGTCTCCCAAGGTCTTAACTTCTACCCATTTGGCTAATTCCTTATCTATCTTGTAAACCTTGAAACCAGCCGTtcttgaaaattgaaataagGTCGATTTTCTCTTTCGAGAATTCTCTTTGGGGAGGCGTTTGATAACGTAAAGCTCTCCACAGCAATCCACAAATCTCATGTAATATCTCCTACAGCCATTAGTCATGTTTTCATCGAGTGAAGTTTCGTACCTTGACATTTCAAGATCGGAATTAATGCACCAAACGATGCCTTTTGAATCCAAGACGTAAGTTACTCCTTTGTGAACTATAATGTCGGAGAAGTGATGACCCATTTGTTTGAATCCGTTCAAGACATTTCCATTCCAGTAGTTGATTGTTCCATCCCTACCGATTCCGAGAATtccatgatgatgatcatctcCTTCCTTCACTTTGACAAGAGCACTTCTTTGGTATCCTGGATTCGGTAGTCTTCCCTTGGCGTCCTTAAGAACCGCATAAGATTCTTGAATCTCGGAGACAGTGAAATCCAAAAGATCAAGGCTCTCGGAAGAAATACGCAATGGAAAACGTGAGAGAGGGTTGAGGAGATGGAATCTCCCGGAGTTGGTGTCCATGTCGGATTTGATTATCCAGCCCTTACTCGGAGAGGAGGAGAGAGTGACTCGGAAGAAGGCTGCACGTGAGAGGAACGCGCCGGGGTTGCAGCTGAAGACATGGTCCTCTAGAAGGGTCTCACTTGGGGCGATGGGGTTGAAGTCAATGAGAGGGCGCCTATGGAAAGGATTCTTCTTCACGCCGGAGACAGAGGAGTGCCATGATACACAGATGCTGCTGAAACGCTTGTATTCAACTAGGGAGAACGATCGGGCGGCGATAAAATGGAGGAGCTCCTCCGGTAAGGTAGACCAATCTACCATTTTGCTACTTTGATTGTTTGTGATTTGTGAGtcacataatatatatatactacgTATACTTACCTAAAAGTCCTAACATTTTAGGTTCCAAATGGTtgtgtttttaacttttaaagaaacaataaaatataaaatcaaaattcactCATTCCCATAAATAAGAATGAATACATTGAAcctaaatgaaaaatatgagTTCTAATTTGCTAAAGAATATTAATTCATATTCTATTCGATTTTATACCATTAATGATTTTCATGGTTCATCATTTGTTGAATTGAAATTTAATAGCAGTACTTAAAGAGTAAATACTCTCTCCATTTgtagacaaaaatattttgggttGACTTCCCTAAACTACACCAAAACAGGGACCCCAAATAGTGTTTGTACTTAGGcaaaaagatttaattatgtttcataggtgattgattatatattctaaataaacaaaaacaaaagcccAACAAATATATGAGACTAAgacacaacaaatcaaaaatgaataataaatGTTACAAATTTTAGGGTTAAAGCCTTTGTAAAAATGACTTTTAGAATGACAATTTGACCAACTAACAGAAAATTATTGATTAGTGTGGCACCCaaaattattacataaaatgTGGCCTTGGCACAAATCGTGTATTGTTTTTGCGATAAGAGAACAAATCCATAGCAAACGTTTGTAACGCAGTGAAAGGAAGATTATTAGAGCATCCTTATTGATGGTCTCTTAACACAATTCTTATGTTAAGAGATATGTCTTATAACTAACAAATGTCTCTTATTGACTTGAAAGTAGCCTGGGTCTAGTGAAGTCAACCAAATAATTTCGATGTctttttccttgtttcttaagagatttattttttgctttaccatgccttttttattaattaattatgacgaatcataaacttttaaaaaatattgattgtaaataatttattgtatAAAATTACTATTGGTTTAAagtaataaagaaacaaattaataccaaaaataatatttatatttaaatattaattaatttttttaatatatgtgaaaactcataaaatcaatcattccaaaacagagagagtagTAAACTTTTGCGGACGTGACttgatttaatgttttctaCACTTCTGTTATGATACCAAAGATGAAGATATTGTAGTTGCTGTGTGTGTCTATACCGAAAATGAAGCTGAAACGTAAGCTTTTTTATTAAAGATGATTGGTACTCACAATTATAAAGAAAGCAGCTTTGACctaaaacaaatttcagaGAAATCTAGGATAAAACATTTGGAAAGAACTCTGAGAAAATCCTGACATTGTTGCGATATTACTTCCATGCCATTGTCTAGCTCGAACACCttaatctctctctcgtcATCTGTGAAGTAAATAGAGTTTTACATCATCCATAAAGCCAAAACTGAGAAACAAGTAACAGTAGAATCAAAAATGCCTTGTCTCCCAAGGAATTAACCTCTATCGTTTCACCTAATTCCTCTTCGAACTTATAACCTTGAAACCGACTGTTTGGGAAACCAAGTGAGGGATGGGTTACAATCAATACCGACGGAGCCTCGCATGGAAACCCGGGGAAGGCAACAGCGGGAGGTGTGATCCGTGATGAGTATGGGACGTGGTTAggtagttttgtttttaatattggTGTTTGCTCAGCCTATTAGCGGAATTGTGGGCTGTGTATTAATGGCTTGTTGTAGCTTGGgagaaaatatttagaagGGTGGTGTTGGAGATGGATTCGGCGTTGGTTGTTGGTTTAATATAGTTAGATATTAGGGATATTTTTACGCTAACAACCCTGATACGCTTGTGTCATGACTTTATCTCAAGAGACTAGATAGTCCAGATTACTCATGTGTATATGAAGGTTGATCGCCAAGTTAGTTTACTATGTGTTTACTCTATTGCTTGGTTTTCAGTTATTTAATGTATGTTTGGAGGAAGTTTATCTGGTTATGATAGAGGATGTTAGTGAGATATCGATCCCACATAatgtttgaataaaatttatatttcgttattaaataaaatgtagGAGAAAAATCTCGTACAATCTACCAAAAATAATGTAACATATACCGATGTGCGTACATAGAAGATATTGCTTTTTACTAATTTCGGCTTTTTGCCACTGAGTAAATAAAACTTGAAAGtagttattttaaataaatttctagTCAAAAGTTATCCCTTCAATCTCAATTGGATATATCTCTCCTTTCTTATATTTCCATTTCGGCTtgtatttcttaaaattaaaactaaaactgatgagatttacttttcttttcttttcttttttgtttttaaaagaatacaTAACAACCTAATAAATCTCTGAAATATCAAATCCCTAATCTAATACAATCTGTAAATCAAGTTAATTctgataataaattatatattaatgcTTCAAAGATATCCATACCACAAAAAAGTAAGTATAAACAATAAACACTATATTTGGTGTTTAGGGAAGTCAACCCAAAATCTTTCATCTAGAAATGGAGAGAATATTTTGTAATGCTACAAATTTTCAAGTCCAGGCCAAAACATGCATCTATCCCACAATGATGAACCATGAAAACCATTTATGGTATAAAATCCaattgaatttaaattattatttttaaagcaATTTAGCACTAATATCTTGCATTTAGGTTCACTCtatgagaagaaagaaagggaGTAAGGGTTGGATGCTTCTAAAGCTGGATTTAGAGAAGGCCTATGACAGAATAAGGTGGGATTTTTTGTCAGATACGCTTGTCGCAGCAGGGTTTTCTGAGGTCTGGGTGACTTGGATAATGCAGTGTGTTTCAGGCCCGGATATGAGCTTGCTATGGAATGGTGAGAAGACTACACCTTTCAAGCCATTGCGAGGTCTGAGACAGGGTGATCTTTTGTCCCCGTATTTGTTTGTGCTGTGC
This sequence is a window from Arabidopsis thaliana chromosome 1 sequence. Protein-coding genes within it:
- the UCL1 gene encoding ascorbic acid mannose pathway regulator (DUF295) (Protein of unknown function (DUF295); CONTAINS InterPro DOMAIN/s: Protein of unknown function DUF295 (InterPro:IPR005174); BEST Arabidopsis thaliana protein match is: Protein of unknown function (DUF295) (TAIR:AT1G65760.1); Has 192 Blast hits to 188 proteins in 11 species: Archae - 0; Bacteria - 0; Metazoa - 0; Fungi - 0; Plants - 192; Viruses - 0; Other Eukaryotes - 0 (source: NCBI BLink).), yielding MVDWSTLPEELLHFIAARSFSLVEYKRFSSICVSWHSSVSGVKKNPFHRRPLIDFNPIAPSETLLEDHVFSCNPGAFLSRAAFFRVTLSSSPSKGWIIKSDMDTNSGRFHLLNPLSRFPLRISSESLDLLDFTVSEIQESYAVLKDAKGRLPNPGYQRSALVKVKEGDDHHHGILGIGRDGTINYWNGNVLNGFKQMGHHFSDIIVHKGVTYVLDSKGIVWCINSDLEMSRYETSLDENMTNGCRRYYMRFVDCCGELYVIKRLPKENSRKRKSTLFQFSRTAGFKVYKIDKELAKWVEVKTLGDNAFVMATDTCFSVLAHEYYGCLPNSIYFIEDLEPKVFQLDNGNGSSITRKSESSESSFEMFFPSFL